One stretch of Amycolatopsis tolypomycina DNA includes these proteins:
- a CDS encoding HAD family hydrolase, translating into MAEPSSAPSRIRKPGPEHAVAAFFDLDKTIIASSSALAFSKPLLKEGLINRRAALRSAYAQLVFSLAGADENKTERLRAEVSALCAGWDVAQVSAIVRETLHDVVDPLVYAEAAELIARHREDGHDVIVLSATGEEVVAPVAEMLGATRSVATRMQIVDGRYSGEVDFYCYGANKAVAAKQLAATYGYDLAECFAYTDSSTDIPLLEVVGHPHAVNPDKLLRREALDRGWPILAFDRPMSLRTRIPTRSAGMVALGVGAVAAGATWYGLNRRRRSR; encoded by the coding sequence GTGGCCGAACCGAGCAGCGCGCCGTCGCGCATCCGGAAGCCGGGCCCGGAGCACGCGGTGGCCGCGTTCTTCGACCTGGACAAGACGATCATCGCTTCGTCGAGCGCGCTGGCGTTCAGCAAGCCCCTCCTCAAAGAAGGGTTGATCAACCGTCGCGCCGCGTTGCGAAGCGCATACGCGCAGCTGGTGTTCTCACTCGCCGGCGCCGACGAGAACAAAACCGAACGGCTGCGCGCCGAAGTTTCCGCGCTGTGCGCCGGCTGGGACGTCGCCCAGGTTTCGGCGATCGTCCGCGAGACGCTGCACGACGTCGTCGACCCGCTCGTGTACGCGGAGGCGGCGGAACTGATCGCGCGGCACCGCGAGGACGGGCACGACGTGATCGTGCTGTCGGCGACCGGCGAAGAAGTCGTCGCGCCGGTGGCGGAGATGCTCGGCGCGACGCGGAGCGTCGCTACCCGGATGCAGATCGTCGACGGCCGCTACTCCGGCGAAGTCGACTTCTACTGCTACGGGGCCAACAAAGCCGTCGCCGCGAAGCAGCTCGCCGCGACCTACGGCTACGACCTCGCCGAGTGCTTCGCCTACACCGACTCGAGCACCGACATCCCGCTGCTCGAGGTCGTCGGACACCCGCACGCTGTGAACCCGGACAAGCTCCTGCGGCGCGAGGCCCTCGACCGCGGCTGGCCGATCCTCGCCTTCGACCGGCCGATGTCGCTGCGTACCCGGATCCCCACGCGATCGGCCGGAATGGTGGCGCTCGGCGTCGGCGCGGTGGCCGCCGGGGCGACCTGGTACGGCCTCAACCGTCGCCGTCGGTCCCGATAG
- a CDS encoding MurR/RpiR family transcriptional regulator, producing the protein MSDTESVVGTAPSEPVSVQTAVRDADSSPLVRIRSLLPGLARAEQRVAKVVLEDPASVARRSITEVALAANTSETTVTRFCKAVGVGGYPQLRIALAADTARTEARTTRNLGGEISPEDDLAAVIGKVSFADARAVEETADQLEVATLEKVIEVVANAGRVDVYGVGASAFVAADLQQKLHRIGRVCFAWSDTHIMLTSAAVLSPGDVAIGVSHTGATTDTVEALRVAREHGAITIAVTNFPRSPITEVADHVLTTAARETTFRSGATASRIAQLTVIDCLFIGVAQRHMDASVSALDATRDAVGSHRLGVRPDGRRRPRETGK; encoded by the coding sequence GTGAGTGATACCGAATCCGTAGTCGGCACGGCACCGTCCGAGCCCGTATCGGTCCAGACGGCCGTGCGGGACGCCGACTCCAGCCCGCTGGTGCGGATCCGGTCCCTGCTCCCCGGCCTGGCCCGCGCCGAACAGCGCGTGGCGAAGGTGGTGCTGGAGGACCCCGCGTCGGTCGCGCGCCGCAGCATCACCGAGGTGGCCCTGGCCGCCAACACGAGCGAGACCACGGTGACCCGGTTCTGCAAGGCCGTCGGGGTCGGCGGGTACCCGCAGCTGCGCATCGCGCTGGCCGCGGACACCGCGCGCACCGAGGCGCGGACCACGCGCAACCTGGGCGGCGAGATCAGCCCGGAGGACGACCTGGCCGCCGTGATCGGCAAGGTCAGCTTCGCCGACGCGCGGGCCGTCGAGGAGACGGCCGACCAGCTCGAGGTCGCCACCCTCGAGAAGGTGATCGAGGTCGTCGCGAACGCCGGCCGCGTCGACGTCTACGGCGTGGGCGCCAGCGCCTTCGTCGCCGCCGACCTGCAGCAGAAGCTGCACCGCATCGGCCGCGTGTGCTTCGCGTGGTCGGACACGCACATCATGCTCACCTCGGCCGCGGTGCTCAGCCCCGGTGACGTCGCGATCGGCGTCTCGCACACCGGCGCGACCACCGACACCGTCGAGGCGCTGCGCGTGGCGCGCGAGCACGGCGCGATCACCATCGCCGTGACGAACTTCCCGCGTTCCCCGATCACCGAGGTCGCCGATCATGTTTTGACGACCGCGGCGCGGGAAACCACGTTCCGGTCGGGCGCCACGGCCAGCCGCATCGCCCAGCTCACCGTCATCGACTGCCTGTTCATCGGCGTCGCGCAGCGGCACATGGACGCGTCGGTGAGCGCACTGGACGCGACGCGGGACGCAGTCGGATCACACCGCTTGGGGGTCAGGCCGGACGGTCGTCGCCGTCCGCGGGAAACCGGCAAGTAG
- a CDS encoding serine hydrolase domain-containing protein, producing MRARKVLVAATGVLVALTSLTSGASAITSHDPAAGRFDRPQHGFAPPWTTLRDGRPQDVNLDPAPIKAAEDFLASWTKPDATGHPHFAGAVGLLAHDGVVVDRYAVGGALRYADAKGTELPADQQVPMRNDTIFDMASISKLFTSIAVLQLTERGQLTLDTPVSRFFPEFATGDKAAITVQMLLTHVSGFDADPIPSLWAGYPDIPSRRQAVLDSPLKNKPGTTYLYSDINLLTLGFIVEKLTGQSLDKVVHDRITAPLGMADTGYNPPASKLGRIAATESQANPPRGMVRGSVHDENAWSLGGVAGHAGVFSTAGDMANLAQAILNGGSYRGHRILRPDTVRQMLTNYNQQFPDDSHGLGFELDQPWYMGALASPVTAGHTGYTGTTLVIDPESRSFAILLTNRVHPSRNWGSINTARQVWATSLARAMAVRPAAGKDAWTSTLGNAAVATLSTRAFTTHSDQARVSFAAFVDTEGSSDPLQLQASTDGVNWQPITLSVSGPGAPSGTVTSLSGHGHRAWWQAVGTLPQGASVSLRWRYSTDPSYTGRGVSVDGVKVTESGRSLLDGERNPAVFVAEGWQLTSR from the coding sequence GTGCGTGCTAGGAAGGTCCTCGTCGCGGCCACCGGAGTCCTGGTCGCGCTGACCAGCCTGACCTCGGGAGCCAGCGCCATCACCAGCCACGATCCGGCGGCCGGCCGCTTCGACCGGCCGCAGCACGGGTTCGCCCCGCCGTGGACGACGCTGCGCGACGGGCGCCCGCAGGACGTCAACCTCGACCCCGCGCCGATCAAGGCGGCCGAGGACTTCCTGGCGAGCTGGACGAAGCCGGACGCGACCGGGCACCCGCACTTCGCCGGGGCAGTCGGCCTGCTCGCGCACGACGGCGTGGTCGTCGACCGGTACGCCGTCGGCGGCGCGCTGCGGTACGCCGACGCCAAGGGCACCGAACTTCCCGCGGACCAGCAGGTCCCGATGCGCAACGACACCATCTTCGACATGGCGTCGATCTCGAAGCTGTTCACCTCGATCGCCGTGCTGCAGCTGACCGAACGCGGGCAGCTCACCCTCGACACCCCGGTCAGCCGCTTCTTCCCGGAGTTCGCCACCGGCGACAAGGCCGCCATCACGGTCCAGATGCTGCTCACGCACGTCTCCGGGTTCGACGCCGACCCGATTCCGTCGCTGTGGGCGGGCTACCCGGACATCCCGTCGCGCCGGCAGGCCGTGCTCGACAGCCCGCTGAAGAACAAGCCGGGGACGACGTACCTCTACTCGGACATCAACCTGCTGACGCTCGGCTTCATCGTCGAGAAGCTGACCGGCCAGAGCCTCGACAAGGTCGTCCACGACCGGATCACCGCACCGCTCGGCATGGCCGACACCGGCTACAACCCGCCCGCGTCGAAGCTGGGCCGGATCGCCGCGACGGAGTCCCAGGCGAACCCGCCGCGCGGGATGGTGCGCGGCAGCGTGCACGACGAGAACGCGTGGTCGCTGGGCGGTGTCGCCGGGCACGCCGGCGTGTTCAGCACCGCGGGCGACATGGCCAACCTGGCCCAGGCGATCCTCAACGGCGGCAGCTACCGCGGGCACCGGATCCTGCGGCCGGACACCGTGCGCCAGATGCTCACGAACTACAACCAGCAGTTCCCGGACGACTCGCACGGCCTCGGCTTCGAACTCGACCAGCCCTGGTACATGGGTGCGCTGGCGTCGCCGGTCACCGCCGGGCACACCGGTTACACCGGAACGACGCTGGTCATCGACCCGGAATCGCGATCGTTCGCGATCTTGCTGACGAACCGGGTGCACCCGAGCCGGAACTGGGGCTCGATCAACACCGCCCGCCAGGTCTGGGCGACGTCGCTGGCCCGGGCCATGGCGGTGCGGCCGGCGGCCGGGAAGGACGCCTGGACGAGCACGCTCGGTAACGCCGCGGTGGCTACGCTCAGCACTCGCGCATTTACTACGCATAGTGATCAAGCGCGAGTCTCGTTCGCTGCTTTCGTGGACACCGAGGGCAGCAGTGATCCACTTCAGCTGCAGGCCAGCACCGACGGCGTTAACTGGCAACCGATCACGCTATCGGTTTCCGGACCGGGGGCACCCTCCGGAACCGTGACGTCGCTCTCCGGACACGGGCACCGCGCCTGGTGGCAGGCGGTCGGCACGCTGCCCCAAGGCGCGTCGGTGAGCCTCCGCTGGCGTTACAGCACCGACCCGAGTTACACGGGACGAGGAGTTTCGGTGGACGGTGTGAAAGTCACCGAGAGCGGCCGATCACTCCTCGACGGTGAACGAAACCCCGCGGTCTTCGTCGCGGAGGGTTGGCAGTTGACCTCTCGGTGA
- a CDS encoding N-acetylmuramic acid 6-phosphate etherase, protein MMTVPVQTVHVDSPTETRNPRTRDIDLMSTAGILGAINAEDRTVPGAVAAVLPQVAHAVDYAVDALRAGGRVHYVGAGTSGRLATLDAAELVPTFNVPGDWFIAHHAGGEKALRNAVENAEDDSAAGAAEMAAMVQPGDFVLGLTASGRTPYVLGALAAASRQGARTGLVSGNAKAAKPAGVDVLIAVDTGPEAIAGSTRMKAGTAQKMILTSFSTATMIKLGRTYSNLMVSMRATNAKLRGRIIRILQEATGMTMADCSDALTEAGGDLKVALVHLLSGEDVKSAAKALHTSGGHVRKALDTLRVRAS, encoded by the coding sequence ATGATGACTGTCCCCGTGCAGACGGTGCACGTCGATTCGCCGACCGAAACCCGCAATCCCCGCACCCGGGACATCGACCTGATGTCCACCGCGGGGATCCTGGGCGCGATCAACGCCGAGGACCGCACGGTCCCCGGTGCCGTGGCCGCGGTGCTGCCCCAGGTGGCGCACGCGGTGGACTACGCGGTGGACGCCCTGCGGGCCGGGGGCCGGGTGCACTACGTCGGCGCGGGCACGTCCGGGCGGCTGGCCACCCTGGACGCGGCCGAGCTGGTGCCGACGTTCAACGTGCCGGGCGACTGGTTCATCGCGCACCACGCCGGCGGCGAGAAGGCCCTGCGCAACGCCGTCGAAAACGCGGAGGACGACTCGGCCGCGGGGGCCGCCGAGATGGCCGCGATGGTGCAGCCCGGCGACTTCGTGCTGGGCCTGACGGCGTCGGGCAGGACGCCGTACGTGCTGGGTGCGCTGGCCGCGGCGTCGCGCCAGGGCGCTCGGACCGGGCTGGTTTCGGGCAACGCCAAGGCCGCGAAGCCGGCCGGGGTGGACGTGCTCATCGCGGTCGACACCGGTCCCGAGGCGATCGCCGGCTCGACCCGGATGAAGGCGGGCACGGCGCAGAAGATGATCCTCACGTCGTTCTCCACCGCGACGATGATCAAGCTGGGCCGGACCTACTCCAACCTGATGGTCAGCATGCGGGCGACGAACGCGAAGCTCCGCGGCCGGATCATCCGGATCCTGCAGGAAGCCACCGGCATGACGATGGCGGACTGCTCGGACGCGCTCACCGAGGCCGGGGGCGACCTCAAGGTGGCGCTGGTGCACTTGCTGTCCGGCGAGGACGTCAAGAGCGCCGCGAAGGCTTTGCACACGTCCGGCGGGCACGTGCGCAAGGCGCTGGACACTCTCAGGGTACGAGCGAGCTAG
- the ssd gene encoding septum site-determining protein Ssd, with product MTGARPLVVAADETVLDEILRVAAVAGCELDRAPDLTAASTHWARAPLVLLDEDAARMPPALPRRGGIFLVCKGSPGPSTWEHAFRVGVERVISLPDEETELAGAFADVVETPAEQPGLVLGVVGGRGGGGASVFASALAMVADRGPGGALLVDCDPLGGGLDVLLSLENTPGNRWPEVNLSGRASVSLLAASLPRLRHRGGSLPVLACAPEGEGPKVESLSAILSAARRSGRTVVCDLPRTLGEVAEEVLLRADLVLLVVPLEFRACLAAKQVLKRLTQLTTRLGVVTCGRSHEKTARSAALLGPPVMASMPPERGLGKAVEKGEFPARFKGPLTTAATKVLRAAHNEAQAATR from the coding sequence ATGACGGGGGCAAGACCGCTGGTGGTCGCCGCGGACGAGACCGTGCTCGACGAGATACTGCGGGTGGCCGCGGTCGCGGGCTGCGAACTCGACCGCGCACCCGACCTGACGGCGGCGAGCACGCACTGGGCCCGCGCGCCACTGGTGCTCCTCGACGAAGACGCCGCGCGGATGCCACCCGCGCTGCCCCGGCGTGGCGGGATCTTCCTGGTCTGCAAGGGCAGCCCGGGCCCGTCGACGTGGGAGCACGCGTTCCGCGTCGGCGTCGAGCGCGTGATTTCGTTGCCCGACGAGGAGACGGAGCTCGCCGGCGCGTTCGCCGACGTCGTCGAGACACCGGCGGAACAACCCGGCCTGGTGCTCGGCGTGGTCGGAGGCCGGGGCGGCGGAGGCGCGTCCGTGTTCGCCTCGGCGCTGGCAATGGTGGCCGACCGCGGCCCGGGCGGCGCGCTGCTGGTGGACTGCGACCCCCTCGGCGGCGGCCTGGATGTGTTGCTCAGCCTGGAAAACACCCCGGGAAACCGCTGGCCGGAGGTGAACCTGAGCGGCCGGGCATCGGTGTCGTTGCTGGCCGCGAGCCTCCCACGGCTCCGCCACCGCGGCGGCAGCCTCCCGGTTCTGGCGTGCGCCCCCGAAGGCGAAGGCCCGAAGGTCGAGTCCCTGTCGGCGATCTTGTCGGCCGCCCGCCGTTCGGGCCGCACGGTGGTGTGTGACCTGCCGCGCACCCTCGGCGAGGTGGCCGAGGAGGTGCTGCTGCGCGCGGACCTGGTGTTGCTGGTGGTGCCGCTGGAGTTCCGGGCGTGCCTGGCGGCAAAGCAGGTGCTGAAGCGTCTGACGCAGCTGACGACCCGCCTCGGAGTGGTCACATGTGGACGGTCGCACGAGAAGACAGCCCGCTCGGCAGCCCTCCTCGGCCCACCGGTGATGGCCTCGATGCCCCCGGAACGCGGCCTGGGAAAAGCAGTGGAGAAGGGTGAGTTCCCGGCAAGATTCAAAGGCCCCCTGACAACAGCGGCGACAAAGGTCCTGCGAGCGGCTCACAACGAAGCCCAGGCGGCCACCCGATGA
- a CDS encoding TadA family conjugal transfer-associated ATPase encodes MTTDFVDRVRNRLAGDRRQADPVAVASAVRAEAGGALGHDAVLDAARQARDEFVGAGPLAPLLDDPATTDVLVTGPGEVWTDGPQGLVRTSVRFKGEESVRRLAQRLALAAGRRLDDAQPYVDGWLPGTGPHGRIRVHAVLPPIAAGGTCLSLRVLRPATHDLSALAELGAFDEAGAKLLGTVVSRRMAFLVTGGTGAGKTTLLAALLGAVDPGERIVCVEDAGELQPAHPQFVSLVARPANVEGAGAVGLPELVRQALRMRPDRLVVGEVRGAEVGALLTALNTGHDGGACTVHANSPAEVPARIEALAALGGLGRDAVHSQLVAAIRVVLHMRREPGGRRRLAEVGVLRAEHGRARVVPVWRAGRWTIDRHLFPTSGAIAC; translated from the coding sequence ATGACCACCGACTTCGTCGACCGCGTCCGCAACCGCCTGGCCGGCGACCGCCGCCAAGCCGACCCGGTCGCCGTCGCGAGCGCCGTCCGGGCCGAAGCGGGTGGCGCCCTCGGCCACGATGCAGTGCTCGACGCGGCCCGTCAGGCCCGCGACGAGTTCGTCGGCGCCGGCCCGCTCGCCCCGCTCCTCGACGACCCGGCCACCACCGACGTGCTCGTCACCGGCCCCGGCGAAGTCTGGACGGACGGCCCGCAAGGCCTCGTCCGCACCAGCGTCCGCTTCAAGGGCGAAGAATCCGTCCGCCGCCTGGCCCAGCGCCTCGCCCTCGCGGCCGGCCGCCGCCTCGACGACGCGCAGCCCTACGTCGACGGCTGGCTCCCCGGCACCGGCCCCCACGGCCGCATCCGCGTGCACGCCGTCCTCCCGCCGATCGCGGCCGGCGGCACCTGCCTGTCCCTCCGCGTCCTGCGCCCGGCAACGCACGACCTCAGCGCTCTCGCCGAACTCGGCGCGTTCGACGAAGCCGGCGCGAAGCTGCTCGGCACCGTCGTCTCCCGCCGGATGGCGTTCCTGGTCACCGGCGGCACCGGGGCGGGCAAGACCACACTCCTGGCCGCGCTGCTCGGCGCGGTCGACCCGGGTGAGCGGATCGTCTGCGTCGAGGACGCCGGCGAACTGCAGCCCGCGCACCCGCAGTTCGTCAGCCTCGTCGCCCGTCCGGCCAATGTGGAGGGTGCGGGCGCGGTCGGCCTGCCCGAGCTCGTGCGCCAGGCGCTGCGCATGCGTCCCGACCGGCTGGTGGTCGGCGAGGTCCGCGGCGCCGAGGTCGGTGCCCTGCTCACCGCGCTGAACACCGGTCACGACGGCGGCGCCTGCACCGTCCACGCCAACTCCCCGGCCGAGGTACCCGCCCGCATCGAGGCACTGGCCGCGCTCGGCGGTCTCGGCCGCGACGCCGTGCACAGCCAGCTCGTCGCGGCGATCCGCGTCGTGCTGCACATGCGGCGCGAACCCGGCGGCCGCCGGCGCTTGGCCGAGGTCGGCGTCCTGCGTGCGGAACACGGCCGGGCCCGGGTCG
- a CDS encoding exo-beta-N-acetylmuramidase NamZ family protein, protein MNLNRRHFLGASALAVPALSSGSAVAGAQPEAARPETRVLTGAEQLAAQGWRTLEGRKVGVLSNPTGVLLNGDHIVDSMVAAGVKPVAAFGPEHGFRGSAQAGGSEGDYTDPRTGVPVYDAYGVDAPKLASLFTKAGVDTVVFDIADVGARFYTYIWSLYTAMVAAAQVKATLVVLDRPNPLGGRAAGPVLDPKFASGIGRQPIAQQHGMTVGELARFFAGEFLPDEKVRLDVVQVRGWQRDTLFARTGLNWVLPSPNMPTPDTALVYPGTGMFEGTVFSEGRGTTRPFEIIGAPGLDWRWREKLEDERLPGAKFREAYFVPTFSKFANQTCGGVQLSVDDPRAFDAIRTAVAMLVTAKALHPGVFAWRPDNYIDKLSGSDRLRTMVDAGAGVDEVTGAWRAELAAFDRRRRHYLLYR, encoded by the coding sequence GTGAACCTCAACCGGCGCCACTTCCTCGGCGCAAGCGCGCTCGCCGTCCCGGCCCTCTCCAGCGGCTCGGCCGTGGCCGGAGCCCAACCCGAAGCAGCCCGGCCGGAAACACGCGTCCTCACCGGCGCGGAACAGCTGGCCGCCCAGGGCTGGCGCACGCTCGAGGGCCGCAAGGTCGGCGTGCTGTCCAACCCCACCGGTGTCCTGCTGAACGGCGACCACATCGTCGACTCGATGGTCGCCGCCGGCGTGAAACCGGTGGCGGCTTTCGGCCCCGAACACGGCTTCCGCGGCAGCGCGCAGGCCGGCGGCTCCGAGGGCGACTACACCGACCCTCGCACCGGCGTACCGGTGTACGACGCGTACGGCGTCGACGCGCCGAAGCTGGCTTCGCTATTCACGAAGGCCGGCGTCGACACCGTCGTCTTCGACATCGCCGACGTCGGCGCGCGCTTCTACACCTACATCTGGTCGCTCTACACGGCGATGGTGGCCGCGGCGCAGGTCAAAGCCACGCTCGTCGTCCTCGACCGGCCGAACCCGCTCGGCGGCCGGGCGGCCGGACCGGTGCTCGACCCGAAGTTCGCCTCCGGCATCGGGCGGCAGCCGATCGCCCAGCAGCACGGCATGACCGTCGGCGAGCTCGCCCGCTTCTTCGCCGGCGAGTTCCTGCCGGACGAAAAAGTGCGGCTCGACGTCGTCCAGGTCCGCGGCTGGCAGCGTGACACGCTCTTCGCGCGGACCGGGCTGAACTGGGTGCTGCCCAGCCCGAACATGCCGACGCCGGACACCGCGCTCGTCTACCCGGGCACCGGGATGTTCGAAGGCACCGTGTTCTCCGAGGGCCGCGGCACGACCCGGCCGTTCGAGATCATCGGCGCGCCCGGCCTCGACTGGCGCTGGCGCGAGAAGCTCGAAGACGAGCGGCTGCCCGGAGCGAAGTTCCGCGAGGCCTACTTCGTCCCCACCTTCAGCAAGTTCGCCAACCAGACGTGCGGCGGTGTGCAGCTCAGCGTCGACGATCCCCGCGCCTTCGACGCGATCCGGACCGCGGTCGCCATGCTCGTCACGGCGAAGGCGCTGCACCCGGGCGTCTTCGCCTGGCGCCCCGACAACTACATCGACAAGCTGTCCGGGTCCGACCGGCTCCGGACCATGGTCGACGCCGGTGCGGGCGTCGACGAGGTCACCGGCGCCTGGCGGGCCGAGCTGGCCGCGTTCGACCGGAGACGTCGCCACTACCTGCTCTACCGCTGA
- a CDS encoding HoxN/HupN/NixA family nickel/cobalt transporter — translation MAGKTEDSRRRLSRREWVSIGGMAGFVLLLNVVGWGVLTAFVAPHHYALGASGVFGIGLGVTAFTLGMRHAFDADHIAAIDNTTRKLMSDGQRPLSVGFWFSLGHSTIVFALCLLLSLGVRALAGQVEDDSSALHQATGVIGTSVSGVFLYVIAILNLVVLVGILRVFRQMRRGEFDEAALEHQLDNRGVMNRVLRGATKAVRKPWHIYPVGLLFGLGFDTATEIGLLVLAAGAATFALPWYAILVLPILFAAGMTLFDTVDGCFMNFAYGWAFAKPVRKIFYNITVTALSVAVALLIGTIELVSILAEKLDITSGPLAAIASVDLDYVGFGIVGLFVLTWVVALAVWRFGRIEEKWSAKLTG, via the coding sequence ATGGCGGGCAAGACGGAGGACTCGCGACGCAGGCTTTCGCGTCGCGAGTGGGTGTCGATCGGCGGGATGGCCGGGTTCGTCCTGTTGCTGAACGTCGTGGGCTGGGGCGTGCTCACGGCGTTCGTCGCACCGCACCACTACGCGCTCGGCGCGTCCGGCGTGTTCGGGATCGGGCTGGGCGTCACGGCGTTCACGCTCGGCATGCGGCACGCGTTCGACGCCGACCACATCGCCGCGATCGACAACACCACCCGCAAGCTGATGAGCGACGGCCAGCGGCCGCTTTCGGTCGGCTTCTGGTTCTCCCTCGGGCACTCGACGATCGTCTTCGCGCTGTGCCTGCTGCTGTCGCTGGGCGTCCGCGCGCTGGCCGGGCAGGTCGAGGACGACTCCTCGGCCTTGCACCAGGCCACCGGCGTGATCGGGACGTCGGTGTCCGGGGTGTTCCTGTACGTGATCGCGATCCTCAACCTCGTGGTGCTCGTCGGCATCCTGCGGGTGTTCCGGCAGATGCGCCGGGGCGAGTTCGACGAAGCCGCGCTGGAGCACCAGCTGGACAACCGCGGCGTCATGAACCGGGTGCTGCGCGGCGCGACGAAGGCCGTGCGCAAGCCGTGGCACATCTACCCGGTCGGGCTGCTGTTCGGGCTGGGCTTCGACACCGCGACCGAGATCGGGCTGCTGGTGCTGGCCGCGGGCGCGGCGACGTTCGCCCTCCCCTGGTACGCGATCCTCGTGCTGCCGATCCTCTTCGCCGCCGGGATGACCCTGTTCGACACCGTCGACGGCTGCTTCATGAACTTCGCCTACGGCTGGGCGTTCGCGAAGCCGGTGCGCAAGATCTTCTACAACATCACGGTGACCGCGCTGTCGGTCGCGGTGGCGCTGCTCATCGGGACGATCGAGCTGGTGTCGATCCTGGCCGAGAAGCTGGACATCACTTCGGGGCCGCTCGCCGCGATCGCGTCGGTGGACCTGGACTACGTCGGGTTCGGGATCGTCGGGCTGTTCGTGCTGACGTGGGTCGTCGCGCTGGCCGTGTGGCGGTTCGGGCGGATCGAAGAGAAGTGGTCGGCGAAGCTGACCGGCTAA
- a CDS encoding glycoside hydrolase family 3 protein, with amino-acid sequence MLAFTGVGVGTAASAPRVSADAQAEAAATQALRGLTLEQKVGQLFVTWVNGKTADEVNPKNQTDFGVDTPAQVIEKYHLGGVIYFNNDSRDNFDDPVQVAKLSNGLQQAAIRSGAHIPLQIAADQEGGTVTRMGAPATEFPNAMAISAGRDTNRATQAATILGRELRAVGINQDFAPDADVNSNPVNPVIGVRSFSGQPGLASDFVTAEVKGFEKSVAATAKHFPGHGAAPTDSHTGLPRIDSTEAQWRATDVPPFKAAIAAGVDSIMSAHIQFPSLDPSLEPATLSKPIITDRLRNELGYNGVVITDSLEMEGVRKLHSDAEIPVLALKAGVDQLLMPVHLDLAINSVLAAVKSGDIPMQRIDQSVLRVLKLKFLRGILFAPFVAPGQVMKTVGTPSSLATAQDIADRGITAIANDAGLLPLKQKPATTLVTGWGVSTTTSLAQKLTAHGTAATAYQTGQVPTDAQIAQAVAKAQSADLVVVLTNNIGTYPLQTKLLDALQATGKPVVAVAAQIPYDAGYPSTVKTWLATYGYIGPTLEALAKVILGETNPVGKLPVDIPAGADVQKVKYPFGHGLTW; translated from the coding sequence GTGCTCGCCTTCACCGGTGTGGGTGTCGGGACAGCGGCGAGTGCGCCGCGGGTGAGCGCGGACGCGCAGGCCGAGGCCGCGGCGACGCAGGCACTGCGTGGGCTGACGCTGGAGCAGAAGGTCGGGCAGCTGTTCGTCACCTGGGTGAACGGCAAGACCGCCGACGAGGTCAACCCGAAGAACCAGACGGACTTCGGCGTCGACACTCCCGCGCAGGTCATCGAGAAGTACCACCTCGGCGGGGTCATCTACTTCAACAACGACTCGCGCGACAACTTCGACGACCCCGTGCAGGTCGCGAAGCTGTCCAACGGCCTCCAGCAGGCCGCGATCCGCAGCGGGGCGCACATCCCGCTGCAGATCGCCGCCGACCAGGAGGGCGGCACGGTCACGCGGATGGGCGCGCCGGCCACCGAGTTCCCGAACGCCATGGCGATCTCGGCCGGGCGGGACACGAACCGCGCGACGCAGGCCGCCACCATCCTCGGCCGCGAACTGCGGGCCGTCGGGATCAACCAGGACTTCGCGCCCGACGCCGACGTCAACTCGAACCCGGTCAACCCCGTCATCGGCGTCCGGTCCTTCTCCGGGCAACCCGGCCTGGCCAGCGACTTCGTCACCGCCGAGGTCAAGGGCTTCGAGAAGTCCGTGGCGGCGACGGCCAAGCACTTCCCCGGGCACGGCGCCGCGCCGACCGACAGCCACACCGGGCTGCCGCGGATCGACAGCACCGAAGCGCAGTGGCGGGCCACCGACGTGCCGCCGTTCAAGGCCGCGATCGCGGCCGGCGTCGACTCGATCATGAGCGCGCACATCCAGTTCCCGAGCCTCGACCCGTCGCTCGAACCCGCGACGCTCTCGAAGCCGATCATCACCGACCGCCTGCGCAACGAGCTGGGCTACAACGGCGTCGTCATCACCGACTCCCTCGAAATGGAAGGCGTGCGCAAGCTGCACAGCGACGCCGAAATCCCGGTGCTCGCGCTCAAGGCCGGCGTCGACCAGCTGCTCATGCCGGTGCACCTCGACCTGGCGATCAACTCGGTCCTCGCCGCCGTCAAGTCCGGCGACATCCCGATGCAGCGGATCGACCAGAGCGTGCTGCGCGTGCTGAAGCTCAAGTTCCTGCGCGGCATCCTGTTCGCGCCGTTCGTCGCACCGGGCCAGGTGATGAAGACCGTCGGCACCCCGTCGAGCCTCGCGACGGCGCAGGACATCGCCGACCGCGGCATCACGGCCATCGCGAACGACGCCGGCCTCCTGCCCCTGAAGCAGAAGCCCGCGACGACGCTCGTCACCGGCTGGGGCGTCTCCACGACGACGTCCCTCGCGCAGAAGCTGACCGCCCACGGCACGGCCGCGACGGCCTACCAGACCGGCCAGGTACCGACCGACGCCCAGATCGCCCAGGCGGTCGCCAAGGCGCAGAGCGCCGACCTCGTCGTCGTGCTGACCAACAACATCGGCACCTACCCGCTGCAGACCAAGCTGCTCGACGCGCTGCAGGCCACCGGGAAACCGGTCGTCGCGGTCGCCGCGCAAATCCCGTACGACGCCGGCTACCCGAGCACCGTGAAGACCTGGCTGGCCACCTACGGCTACATCGGGCCGACCCTGGAGGCGCTGGCGAAGGTGATCCTCGGCGAGACGAACCCGGTCGGGAAGCTGCCGGTCGACATCCCGGCGGGCGCCGACGTGCAGAAAGTCAAGTACCCCTTCGGCCACGGGCTGACCTGGTGA